In Microbacterium galbinum, a single window of DNA contains:
- a CDS encoding RNA polymerase sigma factor produces MIDVDGPTRFATDAAAGDENDLARATNAGERGAADVLFTRSMPTLLNLSRAIAGRAMEAEELLSVALLATWEKWSQGRGPVENAHAYIAQTMRNRLRDEMRAPRSRNVALDDANVHEFAHHDETDRIHAAIDNEIVGVAFARLSDEQRMLLTEVLINGRKPQEVALELGRSSGRVSSAVYRAKAALRTELVAECLRRACPGAGCGTDQEGIALLVGAKHTWNAGHPAVAAAHECPGCRAGLQAYAALPGAQSVTVAA; encoded by the coding sequence ATGATCGATGTGGATGGACCGACGCGCTTCGCGACGGATGCTGCGGCAGGGGATGAGAACGACCTCGCCCGTGCGACGAATGCGGGGGAGCGCGGGGCGGCCGATGTGCTGTTCACTCGGAGCATGCCGACTCTGCTGAACCTCTCGCGTGCGATCGCGGGGCGAGCGATGGAGGCGGAGGAACTGCTCTCGGTCGCCCTGCTCGCGACCTGGGAGAAGTGGTCGCAGGGTCGCGGCCCGGTCGAGAACGCCCACGCCTACATCGCGCAGACGATGCGCAATCGTCTGCGCGACGAGATGCGCGCTCCGCGGTCGCGCAACGTCGCGCTCGATGACGCCAACGTGCACGAGTTCGCGCACCACGACGAGACCGATCGCATCCACGCGGCGATCGACAACGAGATCGTCGGGGTGGCGTTCGCGCGGTTGTCGGACGAACAGCGGATGCTCCTCACCGAGGTGCTGATCAACGGTCGCAAGCCGCAGGAGGTCGCTCTCGAGCTCGGCCGTTCGTCGGGGCGGGTGAGCTCGGCGGTGTACCGCGCGAAGGCCGCGCTGCGGACCGAGCTGGTGGCCGAGTGCCTTCGGCGGGCGTGCCCCGGGGCGGGGTGCGGCACCGACCAGGAGGGGATCGCTTTGCTGGTGGGTGCGAAGCACACGTGGAATGCCGGTCATCCCGCCGTGGCCGCGGCGCACGAGTGCCCCGGATGCCGGGCGGGCCTGCAGGCCTATGCGGCGCTGCCCGGGGCGCAGTCCGTGACGGTCGCCGCGTGA
- a CDS encoding DUF7507 domain-containing protein, which produces MTGPSRAPSRLRTAAVAMLATLATVTMMLVAAPAAYAAGPAVLSIEITPVNPTTGEAVTATGYGQQNNRLGYRIAYSCSVAECTDTVVTLPAVALDPTYGTFRIHRYETWTPPAGGGATIANTVTGGVTVRLGTVAAGTSSTFLVQYVRDIDASAPGAAAPAYFPNGYQISNSATITSPNAVGPATATAAPVTWQIALPATPTVVKTGPATVRPDTDMTYTVAMSDGCFTNRGSGRWTAAGNLLCGESYSVVDRLPAQAQFVSAGDGGVYDAANHTVTWTKSGATAAGGFGVAAVGGWTQGYGYNPRTVTVRYPASAFPESADGADFIAPVTNNVDVSVTYLDDAQTVKTATTSFRHDVVRVEPFGRAEQTKIGNADQDINGSRWVNVPPDTTGLVCPTSGRDDWNRVCTPGQTVAPFATRTDRFWQVDTYNRGNVAGIATVVDNDLGNSDVRVRRITTSGGATAPTIAWTITDGTTTTQGTTTATTYTAPAGSWLTAATVTSGSLAGPNLLPSGTAGTLFRINYGYDLPVGSPLFTWRNAASATMTYPDQPQISPIPVTSTAAVIFRETPKVAAAAPAFSAGFVGTPVVEGGGQVVPGGKVTYRVNGATANIPADRTVSPQYVFIAPIGWNITPNSASFAAGTVPPGVSFTSKNVTIAGVTRQAVIASWPTGATFGANATWPTMSVSASPTSAVAAGTSSVANVWTGDSRNAFAPDTTTWGGKVVDTTDVDGDGNITEAFASNSISVSVSGVARLDVVKEICVVTDDDCVWVSNPDVVVGVDPDASDITYRVTLVNSGNTVLSGIVGYDILPHVGDGRGSTFAETLNTVTFRSFNMALSYSASQNPCRTEVLPTNPGCTTGWTAGAFGASAIRAQVSGNLAPGESSSFEFTANVVPGAPADAIACNSVAIDSASTLPTEPRPVCATTQEADLAVSVPDRLPLQAGRPGTVPFVVTNLGGSEAAPATVEIAVPAGIRITSLTPEGWVCDADDVAADGSVLGPVTLTCDPVTAEGASRMLALDEPNALDLPAVIPDDQLVGDDTCFGAEVSGLMSDPVDANNTTEACFVVAQGDALVGITKTDGVDTVAMGEEFTYTIDVANLLTGEAIADAVVTDTLPDTLAFVSASAGGVVTDQGEADADGLRPGGTVTWSIASLAPSGRLGDGDAATGAAGSTQQVTVTVRVVQAAETQDEIVNGVRVEAGDPALPGVILAADDSDTDDLIRSAALTLVKSASPTIVDGVGDEVAYSFEVTNSGDVTVTDVQIDETAFSGTGTAPVVTCPAEAGELAPGDVVTCSAAYEVTQADLDAGAITNMAIASASAPAGVDGPESEPSSATVDVTAAPALSLVKSVASDPIQAAGDEVSYVFTVTNDGNVTLEGIEIEETAFTGSGEDVVANCAEGSLAPGDSVDCTATYAVTQADVNNGRIDNTAVAHATTPADDVVSSDPSSAPVIIDAAPGLTIVKSATPTDLAVDEEVTYSFVVTNTGNVTLQSVAVVEGEFTGSGDLSAVDCGDVSRTLDPDDQLICEATYVITQDDVDAGSLSNTATATGTGPGGPIASDPSREDLSFERVPGLAIVKTADVEGIEAAGQEIEYRFRVTNTGNVTVSGIEVEEGAFSGTGELSEIGCETGSLLPGQYVDCVAAYEVTQDDVDAGGITNTASATASVLGDATVDADPSTSELPFIGVLSLSLEKVGTPIDVDGDDRMTVNDRIRWTFTVTNPSAATLSGLEVSDPMAGAIECEADVLAPGETVACAAIEEYQVTAAQAAAGEVVNVATATATGVGDARADAEATASVTIVEVAPAAPSPAGPSGPLATTGGDPRAWTLLALLVMLAGAGLVVVSRRQGVRRG; this is translated from the coding sequence ATGACCGGTCCATCTCGCGCGCCCTCGCGCCTGCGCACAGCAGCCGTCGCCATGCTGGCGACGCTCGCCACCGTCACCATGATGCTGGTGGCCGCGCCCGCGGCGTACGCGGCGGGACCCGCCGTGCTCTCGATCGAGATCACGCCGGTGAATCCCACTACCGGCGAGGCAGTGACGGCGACCGGCTACGGACAGCAGAACAACCGTCTCGGATACCGCATCGCATACTCCTGCTCGGTCGCGGAGTGCACCGACACCGTGGTCACGCTGCCCGCGGTCGCCCTCGACCCGACCTACGGCACCTTCCGCATCCACCGCTACGAGACGTGGACACCGCCCGCCGGCGGTGGCGCGACGATCGCCAACACGGTGACGGGCGGAGTCACCGTGCGATTGGGCACCGTCGCGGCCGGGACGTCGTCGACGTTCCTCGTGCAGTACGTGCGCGACATCGATGCCAGCGCGCCCGGCGCCGCGGCTCCCGCCTACTTCCCGAACGGCTACCAGATCAGCAACTCGGCGACGATCACCTCGCCGAACGCGGTCGGACCCGCCACGGCCACTGCAGCGCCGGTCACGTGGCAGATCGCATTGCCCGCAACGCCCACCGTCGTGAAGACCGGTCCGGCGACGGTGCGCCCCGACACCGACATGACCTACACGGTCGCGATGTCGGACGGGTGCTTCACCAACCGCGGCTCCGGTCGCTGGACCGCCGCGGGCAACCTGCTCTGCGGCGAGAGTTACAGCGTGGTGGATCGGCTGCCTGCCCAGGCGCAGTTCGTCAGCGCCGGGGACGGCGGCGTCTACGACGCGGCGAATCACACCGTGACCTGGACGAAGTCCGGCGCGACCGCGGCCGGTGGATTCGGTGTCGCCGCCGTGGGCGGCTGGACCCAGGGGTACGGATACAACCCGCGCACCGTAACGGTCCGCTATCCCGCGAGCGCCTTCCCCGAGTCGGCGGACGGAGCGGACTTCATCGCTCCCGTCACCAACAACGTCGATGTCAGTGTGACCTACCTCGACGACGCGCAGACCGTGAAGACGGCGACCACCTCGTTCCGGCACGACGTCGTGCGGGTCGAGCCGTTCGGCCGCGCCGAGCAGACGAAGATCGGCAACGCCGACCAGGACATCAACGGATCCCGCTGGGTGAACGTTCCGCCGGACACGACCGGACTGGTCTGTCCGACGAGCGGCCGCGACGACTGGAACCGCGTCTGCACGCCGGGACAGACCGTCGCGCCATTCGCGACGCGCACCGACCGCTTCTGGCAGGTCGACACCTACAACCGCGGCAACGTCGCCGGCATCGCGACCGTGGTCGACAACGATCTGGGCAACTCCGACGTGCGCGTGCGGCGGATCACGACCTCGGGCGGCGCGACCGCACCGACGATCGCCTGGACAATCACCGACGGCACGACGACGACGCAGGGAACCACGACCGCGACCACCTACACGGCCCCGGCGGGCTCGTGGCTGACCGCGGCCACCGTGACCTCCGGTTCGCTGGCCGGCCCCAACCTGCTTCCGAGCGGCACGGCCGGAACCCTCTTCCGCATCAACTACGGGTACGACCTTCCGGTGGGCAGCCCGCTGTTCACGTGGCGCAACGCTGCGTCGGCGACCATGACCTACCCCGATCAGCCGCAGATCTCCCCGATCCCGGTGACCTCGACCGCAGCGGTGATCTTCCGCGAAACCCCGAAGGTCGCCGCCGCGGCGCCCGCTTTCAGCGCGGGATTCGTCGGCACACCGGTGGTCGAGGGCGGCGGACAGGTCGTTCCCGGGGGCAAGGTGACGTACCGCGTCAACGGCGCCACTGCCAATATTCCGGCCGACCGTACGGTCTCACCGCAGTACGTCTTCATCGCACCGATCGGGTGGAACATCACTCCGAACTCGGCGAGCTTCGCCGCGGGAACCGTGCCGCCGGGAGTGAGCTTCACCTCCAAGAACGTGACGATCGCGGGCGTGACGCGTCAGGCGGTCATCGCCTCGTGGCCGACCGGGGCGACGTTCGGCGCCAACGCGACCTGGCCGACGATGAGCGTCTCGGCGAGCCCGACCTCGGCGGTCGCCGCCGGAACGAGCAGTGTCGCGAACGTCTGGACAGGAGACTCGCGCAATGCGTTCGCTCCGGACACCACCACATGGGGCGGAAAGGTCGTCGACACGACGGACGTCGACGGAGACGGCAACATCACGGAGGCGTTCGCCTCGAACTCCATCAGCGTCTCGGTGAGCGGCGTGGCACGTCTCGACGTCGTGAAGGAGATCTGCGTGGTGACCGACGACGACTGCGTGTGGGTGTCGAACCCCGACGTGGTGGTCGGCGTCGATCCCGACGCGAGTGACATCACCTACCGCGTCACGCTCGTGAACTCGGGAAACACCGTGCTCTCGGGCATCGTCGGCTACGACATCCTGCCGCACGTCGGCGACGGCCGCGGCAGCACGTTCGCCGAAACGTTGAACACCGTCACCTTCCGATCCTTCAACATGGCGCTGAGCTACTCGGCGTCGCAGAATCCGTGCCGCACCGAGGTGCTCCCCACGAACCCCGGATGCACCACCGGGTGGACGGCCGGCGCGTTCGGTGCCTCCGCGATCCGCGCGCAGGTGAGCGGCAATCTCGCACCGGGAGAATCGTCGTCGTTCGAGTTCACGGCCAACGTCGTGCCGGGCGCCCCCGCCGACGCGATCGCCTGCAATTCGGTCGCCATCGACAGCGCCAGCACACTGCCGACCGAACCGCGCCCGGTGTGCGCGACCACGCAGGAGGCCGATCTCGCGGTCTCGGTGCCCGATCGCCTGCCGCTGCAGGCCGGACGCCCCGGCACGGTTCCCTTCGTGGTGACGAACCTCGGCGGGTCGGAGGCTGCGCCGGCGACCGTCGAGATCGCCGTTCCTGCCGGCATCCGCATCACCAGCCTGACCCCCGAGGGGTGGGTGTGCGATGCCGATGATGTCGCCGCCGACGGCTCGGTGCTCGGACCCGTGACGTTGACGTGCGATCCGGTGACGGCGGAGGGCGCATCGCGCATGCTCGCGCTCGACGAACCGAACGCGCTCGACCTGCCCGCCGTCATTCCCGATGACCAGCTGGTCGGTGACGACACGTGCTTCGGGGCCGAGGTCTCCGGCCTGATGTCCGACCCCGTCGACGCGAACAACACCACCGAGGCGTGCTTCGTCGTCGCGCAGGGAGACGCCCTCGTCGGCATCACCAAGACCGACGGCGTCGACACCGTCGCGATGGGCGAGGAGTTCACGTACACGATCGACGTTGCCAACCTGCTCACGGGCGAGGCGATCGCGGATGCGGTCGTGACCGACACCCTGCCCGACACCCTCGCGTTCGTCTCGGCCAGCGCGGGTGGCGTGGTGACCGATCAGGGCGAGGCGGATGCCGACGGCCTGCGCCCGGGAGGAACGGTGACCTGGAGCATCGCGTCCCTGGCGCCGTCGGGCCGGCTCGGCGACGGCGATGCCGCGACGGGGGCGGCGGGCTCGACCCAGCAGGTCACCGTCACGGTGCGCGTCGTGCAGGCCGCGGAGACGCAGGACGAGATCGTCAACGGCGTCCGGGTCGAGGCGGGCGATCCGGCTCTCCCGGGTGTCATCCTGGCTGCCGACGACTCCGACACCGACGACCTGATCCGATCGGCCGCGCTGACGCTCGTGAAGTCGGCATCGCCGACCATCGTCGACGGCGTCGGGGACGAGGTCGCCTACTCCTTCGAGGTCACCAACTCCGGTGACGTCACCGTCACCGACGTGCAGATCGACGAGACCGCCTTCTCGGGAACGGGTACGGCTCCGGTCGTCACGTGTCCGGCGGAGGCGGGCGAGCTCGCCCCGGGCGACGTCGTCACCTGCTCCGCCGCGTACGAGGTCACGCAGGCCGACCTCGATGCCGGAGCGATCACCAACATGGCCATCGCCTCGGCGTCGGCTCCCGCCGGCGTCGACGGCCCCGAGTCCGAGCCGTCGAGTGCGACCGTCGACGTGACCGCGGCGCCCGCTCTCTCCCTGGTGAAGTCGGTGGCATCCGATCCGATCCAGGCGGCGGGTGACGAGGTGTCGTACGTCTTCACCGTCACGAACGACGGTAACGTCACACTCGAGGGCATCGAGATCGAGGAGACGGCGTTCACCGGATCGGGCGAGGACGTCGTCGCGAACTGCGCCGAGGGCTCCCTCGCGCCGGGCGACTCCGTCGACTGCACCGCGACGTACGCGGTGACCCAGGCCGACGTGAACAACGGACGCATCGACAACACGGCGGTGGCCCACGCCACCACCCCGGCGGATGACGTCGTGTCGAGCGACCCGTCGTCGGCCCCCGTGATCATCGACGCGGCTCCGGGCCTCACGATCGTCAAGTCCGCGACCCCGACCGACCTCGCGGTCGACGAAGAGGTCACGTACTCGTTCGTCGTCACCAACACCGGCAACGTCACGCTCCAGAGCGTCGCGGTCGTCGAGGGCGAGTTCACCGGATCGGGCGACCTCTCGGCCGTCGACTGCGGCGATGTCTCGCGCACCCTCGATCCCGACGACCAGTTGATCTGCGAGGCGACGTACGTCATCACGCAGGACGACGTGGATGCCGGTTCGCTGTCGAACACTGCGACCGCGACGGGTACCGGTCCGGGCGGGCCGATCGCGTCCGACCCCTCGCGCGAGGATCTCTCGTTCGAGCGCGTGCCCGGCCTGGCGATCGTCAAGACGGCCGACGTCGAGGGCATCGAGGCGGCGGGGCAGGAGATCGAGTACCGCTTCCGGGTGACGAACACCGGCAACGTGACGGTCTCGGGCATCGAGGTCGAGGAGGGGGCGTTCTCCGGAACGGGCGAGCTCTCCGAGATCGGCTGCGAGACCGGAAGCCTCCTGCCCGGTCAGTACGTGGACTGCGTCGCTGCGTACGAGGTCACGCAGGACGACGTGGATGCCGGCGGCATCACCAACACGGCGTCCGCGACGGCGAGCGTGCTCGGCGATGCGACGGTCGATGCCGATCCGTCGACCAGTGAACTGCCGTTCATCGGCGTGCTCTCCCTCTCTCTCGAGAAGGTCGGTACCCCGATCGACGTCGACGGTGACGACAGGATGACGGTGAACGACCGCATCCGCTGGACCTTCACCGTCACGAACCCGAGCGCGGCGACGCTCTCGGGTCTCGAGGTGTCGGACCCGATGGCGGGTGCGATCGAGTGCGAGGCCGACGTGCTCGCTCCCGGAGAGACGGTGGCGTGCGCGGCGATCGAGGAGTATCAGGTCACGGCCGCGCAGGCCGCGGCAGGGGAGGTCGTCAACGTGGCGACGGCCACCGCGACGGGTGTGGGTGACGCCCGGGCGGATGCCGAAGCGACGGCCAGTGTGACGATCGTCGAGGTCGCTCCCGCTGCTCCCTCGCCGGCGGGTCCGTCGGGCCCGCTGGCCACGACCGGCGGCGACCCCCGGGCGTGGACTCTCCTCGCCCTTCTGGTGATGCTCGCCGGCGCGGGACTGGTCGTGGTCTCGCGGCGGCAAGGGGTGCGACGGGGTTAG
- a CDS encoding LuxR family transcriptional regulator: MSSDPLGDVRLRPSPDQVEHGLRRALDEEDWSSAVQLLGTHWSLLLDEHRELLDLTLKAVPLGAFEQDARAAAVRDIRLHSSADAVDRMLGAATLPDADDTAKLESLARSERALSLLSVASSRMIALRVRGRMSRAIQLARLVEMFGRIAAVHQPALVHDRLPPALLQAGITRGLADDLPGAAVGLRDAYERAHQSRVAYVERDAAGKSALFHALEGDIEQARSWLERHDDAPTADGWYRSRIALTADVARSLVAIEGLRSSEAQAAVRLLDQPVNAEQSWGPTVSYARMRYALAWGDRLSALDSLRSDRVRYAEWLGEGTTMGPLLAQGEVDLLLSLGQTRQARLVIDAQDDHLVNRVARAQLALVEGDVVGAARRAAATLGERQTIRARVKALTVHAVATDRRPGGMSAAESYSDLRAAIGERGLLFAALSVPADVRGPLDALLPPDHGARQVLPDPTDRVRLTPQQQHVLLGLERGLTVREIALESHLSTNTVKSHARALYRRLESTTRDEVIGRAYELGLL, translated from the coding sequence ATGAGCAGTGATCCCCTGGGTGACGTGCGCCTCCGACCGTCCCCCGACCAGGTCGAGCACGGCCTGCGCCGCGCGCTCGACGAGGAGGACTGGTCGTCGGCCGTGCAACTGCTCGGCACACACTGGTCTCTGCTCCTGGACGAGCATCGGGAGCTCCTCGACCTGACCCTGAAGGCCGTGCCGCTCGGTGCGTTCGAGCAGGATGCCCGAGCCGCGGCCGTGCGCGACATCCGCCTGCACTCCTCGGCGGACGCCGTCGACCGGATGCTGGGCGCTGCCACTCTCCCCGACGCCGACGACACCGCGAAACTGGAGTCCCTCGCACGTTCGGAGCGAGCGCTCAGCCTGCTCAGTGTCGCCTCGTCGCGCATGATCGCGCTCCGCGTGCGAGGCAGGATGTCACGCGCGATCCAACTCGCCCGGCTGGTGGAGATGTTCGGGCGCATCGCCGCGGTGCATCAGCCCGCACTCGTGCACGATCGTCTGCCGCCGGCGCTGCTGCAGGCGGGGATCACGCGCGGACTCGCCGACGACCTCCCCGGCGCCGCCGTCGGGCTGCGCGATGCCTACGAACGCGCTCATCAGTCCCGCGTCGCCTACGTCGAAAGGGATGCCGCCGGGAAGTCGGCCCTCTTCCATGCGCTGGAGGGCGACATCGAGCAGGCGCGCTCCTGGCTGGAGCGTCACGACGATGCACCGACCGCCGACGGCTGGTATCGCTCCCGGATCGCGCTCACCGCGGATGTCGCGCGGAGCCTCGTCGCGATCGAGGGTCTCCGGTCGTCCGAGGCCCAGGCCGCCGTGCGCTTGCTCGATCAGCCCGTCAACGCCGAGCAGAGCTGGGGGCCGACCGTCTCTTACGCTCGGATGCGCTACGCGCTGGCGTGGGGGGACCGGCTCAGCGCGCTGGATTCACTGCGCTCGGATCGCGTCAGGTACGCGGAGTGGCTGGGCGAAGGCACGACGATGGGACCCCTGTTGGCCCAGGGAGAGGTCGATCTCCTGCTCTCCCTGGGGCAGACGCGTCAGGCTCGCCTCGTCATCGACGCTCAGGACGACCACCTCGTGAACCGTGTGGCGCGCGCGCAGCTCGCTCTCGTCGAGGGAGACGTCGTCGGGGCGGCGCGTCGTGCGGCGGCGACGCTGGGGGAGAGGCAGACGATCCGCGCGCGGGTGAAGGCCCTGACGGTGCACGCCGTCGCCACCGATCGCCGTCCCGGGGGGATGAGTGCGGCCGAGAGCTACTCGGATCTCAGAGCGGCGATCGGCGAGCGCGGGTTGCTGTTCGCCGCGCTGAGCGTGCCGGCCGATGTGCGAGGGCCGCTCGATGCGCTCCTGCCACCGGATCACGGCGCACGCCAAGTGCTTCCGGATCCGACGGATCGGGTGCGCCTGACGCCCCAGCAGCAGCACGTGCTCCTCGGGCTCGAGCGGGGCCTCACCGTGCGTGAGATCGCGCTCGAATCGCACCTATCGACCAACACCGTGAAGTCGCACGCACGGGCGCTCTACCGCCGTCTCGAGTCGACGACTCGCGATGAGGTGATCGGGCGGGCCTACGAGCTGGGGCTGTTGTGA